The following are from one region of the Methyloversatilis discipulorum genome:
- a CDS encoding serine/threonine-protein kinase has protein sequence MSIPARLGKYDILRELGQGAMGIVYEGRDPVIDRRVAIKTLKREQLERSEADEVIARFKREAQAAGRLNHPNVVAIYEYGEEADGTAFIAMEFVQGRELKDAFDSDERIPLQMVGRVMDQLLDALEHAHRNGVTHRDIKPANIILLADGTVKVADFGVARIESSNLTQAGTVMGTPSYMSPEQFMGQTVDGRSDLFSAGVVLYQLLTGEKPFTGALTTIMHKVLKEDPPWPSVLNVHVSPRIDAVVKRAMAKRPEDRFQSAAEFRRALDAALSAPVADDDATVVSLDDGDATVLSTTPDATLQTARMPAPPAVEPAPPPQPMAAPAPARTTAETPSPAMPPVAAKRTPMLIAAGVAALLLAGGAWTYLGGGSEPTPSAPAPLAADTAPVAVAPPPPAPAAALDPGVAIISAIGLADPGDPRLANDRNALNQAMRDDARRQILEKAVALFVDPKSVNAHYDVLQSRLLDRSGDFIQAVLEEGPAQLGKDGLMSGEVRAAVRVRQVQKSLNQMSQEERVDFIRNNGDPKIAVAVSSLWPDGDPTAPPLRSQLAENTLKQHIQGFGFRTWNDEAGTGQNADFAIDGEVRFKRLSVRLAASGLVIDKVVLTSWTVRCTDRKSGEEVYLNTEVPEGTSWTSEEKALADIGKRVGEQFSREFFLSHFHFTARKVALQLTGLPGEEVAGSLLREIASLRAVLATEVKSLGSERAEFVVDMSGGLADAGQNVQAGILMPLSRKLGRNCLSVASSTPDAVTLSFDPACAAPDMVAKLQTLPPAGLMEAAPSRREAVVHSPELRKRISI, from the coding sequence GTGAGCATTCCTGCCAGACTGGGCAAGTACGACATCCTGCGCGAACTGGGCCAGGGCGCGATGGGCATCGTCTATGAGGGGCGTGACCCGGTGATCGATCGCCGGGTCGCCATCAAGACGCTCAAGCGCGAACAGCTGGAACGCAGCGAGGCGGACGAGGTGATCGCCCGCTTCAAGCGCGAGGCACAGGCGGCAGGCCGGCTCAACCACCCGAACGTGGTGGCCATCTACGAGTATGGCGAGGAAGCGGACGGTACCGCCTTCATCGCGATGGAATTCGTGCAGGGACGCGAACTGAAGGACGCCTTCGACTCCGACGAGCGCATCCCGCTCCAGATGGTCGGCCGCGTGATGGACCAGCTGCTCGACGCGCTGGAGCACGCCCACCGCAACGGCGTCACCCACCGCGACATCAAGCCCGCCAACATCATCCTGCTCGCCGACGGGACGGTGAAGGTGGCCGATTTCGGCGTTGCCCGCATCGAATCGTCGAACCTGACCCAGGCCGGCACCGTGATGGGCACGCCGTCCTACATGTCGCCCGAACAGTTCATGGGACAGACCGTGGACGGGCGCAGCGACCTGTTCTCGGCCGGCGTCGTGCTGTACCAGCTGCTGACCGGCGAGAAGCCCTTCACCGGCGCGCTCACCACCATCATGCACAAGGTGCTGAAGGAAGACCCGCCCTGGCCGTCGGTGCTGAACGTCCATGTGTCGCCGCGCATCGACGCGGTGGTCAAGCGGGCGATGGCCAAACGGCCGGAAGACCGCTTCCAGAGCGCCGCCGAATTCCGCCGCGCACTCGACGCGGCGCTGTCGGCGCCGGTTGCCGACGACGACGCCACCGTCGTGAGCCTGGACGACGGCGACGCCACCGTGCTGTCGACGACTCCGGACGCGACATTGCAGACCGCCCGCATGCCGGCGCCGCCAGCGGTCGAGCCCGCGCCACCACCTCAGCCCATGGCGGCCCCGGCACCGGCACGCACGACGGCCGAAACGCCATCCCCAGCCATGCCGCCAGTGGCGGCAAAGCGCACTCCGATGCTCATCGCCGCCGGCGTAGCCGCACTGCTGCTTGCCGGCGGTGCCTGGACCTACCTCGGTGGCGGCTCCGAGCCGACCCCGTCCGCACCCGCGCCGCTCGCAGCCGACACGGCTCCCGTCGCCGTAGCGCCACCGCCGCCGGCACCGGCGGCAGCGCTGGATCCGGGTGTCGCCATCATCAGCGCCATCGGACTGGCCGATCCCGGCGACCCCAGGCTGGCCAATGATCGCAACGCGCTGAACCAGGCCATGCGCGACGACGCGCGCCGCCAGATACTGGAAAAAGCGGTTGCGCTGTTCGTCGACCCGAAGTCGGTCAATGCGCACTACGACGTACTGCAGTCGCGCCTGCTCGACCGCAGCGGCGACTTCATACAGGCGGTGCTGGAAGAAGGTCCGGCGCAGTTGGGCAAGGACGGTCTGATGTCCGGCGAAGTGCGCGCCGCGGTGCGCGTACGCCAGGTGCAGAAGTCGCTGAACCAGATGTCGCAGGAGGAGCGGGTCGATTTCATCCGCAACAACGGCGACCCGAAGATCGCAGTCGCCGTGTCCTCGCTGTGGCCCGACGGCGATCCGACCGCCCCCCCGCTGCGTTCGCAACTGGCCGAGAACACATTGAAGCAGCACATCCAGGGCTTCGGCTTCCGCACCTGGAACGACGAGGCGGGCACCGGCCAGAACGCCGACTTCGCGATCGACGGCGAAGTGCGCTTCAAGCGGCTGAGCGTCAGGCTGGCGGCATCCGGCCTGGTGATCGACAAGGTCGTGCTGACCTCATGGACGGTGCGCTGCACCGACCGCAAGTCCGGCGAAGAGGTGTACCTGAACACCGAAGTGCCGGAAGGCACCAGCTGGACGTCCGAAGAGAAGGCGCTGGCCGACATCGGCAAGCGCGTCGGCGAGCAGTTCAGCCGCGAGTTCTTCCTCAGCCATTTCCATTTCACCGCCCGCAAGGTGGCGCTGCAACTTACCGGCCTGCCGGGCGAGGAAGTCGCCGGCTCGCTGCTGCGCGAAATCGCGTCGCTGCGTGCGGTGTTGGCAACCGAAGTGAAGTCGCTGGGCAGCGAGCGTGCGGAGTTCGTGGTCGACATGTCGGGCGGCCTCGCCGACGCCGGCCAGAACGTGCAGGCCGGCATTCTGATGCCGCTGTCGCGCAAGCTGGGCCGCAACTGCCTCAGCGTCGCGTCGAGCACGCCCGACGCCGTGACGCTCAGTTTCGACCCGGCCTGCGCCGCGCCGGACATGGTGGCGAAGCTGCAGACCCTGCCACCGGCCGGACTGATGGAAGCCGC
- a CDS encoding PsiF family protein has product MPNTRRTLSCTLVSITLLATFPHAAVAGPQQDRMRACNKEAKEKSLKGDERKSFMSSCLSSGKSEATRTADASDDAAARKKQCRAEASAKSLKGDERKTFISECSKT; this is encoded by the coding sequence ATGCCGAATACCCGCCGTACGCTCAGCTGCACACTCGTCAGCATCACCCTGCTCGCCACCTTCCCGCATGCCGCCGTCGCCGGCCCGCAGCAGGACAGGATGCGAGCCTGCAACAAGGAGGCGAAGGAAAAGTCGCTGAAGGGCGACGAGCGCAAGTCCTTCATGAGCAGCTGCCTGTCGTCCGGCAAGAGCGAGGCGACGCGGACTGCAGATGCATCCGACGATGCTGCGGCGCGCAAGAAACAGTGTCGCGCCGAAGCCAGCGCCAAATCGCTGAAGGGAGACGAGCGCAAGACCTTCATCAGCGAGTGCTCGAAGACCTGA
- the lptB gene encoding LPS export ABC transporter ATP-binding protein: protein MSESRTASRLKVERLRKKYKSRPVVKDVSFEVGSGEVIGLLGPNGAGKTTCFYMIVGLVSADGGEIHLDGERLTHLPIHRRAHEGLSYLPQENSVFRKLDVEENILAILELNEKDATRRAARLDELLEELGIGHLRKSPAAALSGGERRRVEIARALATSPRFILLDEPFAGVDPIAVIDIQKTIRFLKERGIGVLITDHNVRETLGICDRAYIINAGEVLASGRPEEIVYNESVRKVYLGEHFRL, encoded by the coding sequence ATGAGTGAATCCCGGACCGCCAGCCGGCTCAAGGTCGAGCGGCTGCGCAAAAAGTACAAATCGCGCCCGGTGGTGAAGGACGTGTCCTTCGAGGTCGGCAGTGGCGAGGTGATCGGTCTGCTGGGCCCGAACGGCGCCGGCAAGACCACCTGTTTCTACATGATCGTCGGCCTGGTCAGCGCCGACGGCGGCGAAATCCACCTCGACGGCGAACGGCTCACCCATCTGCCCATCCACCGGCGGGCGCACGAGGGGCTGTCCTACCTGCCGCAGGAAAATTCGGTGTTCCGCAAGCTGGACGTCGAGGAGAACATCCTCGCCATCCTCGAGCTGAACGAGAAGGACGCGACCCGGCGCGCCGCCCGGCTGGACGAACTGCTGGAGGAGCTGGGCATCGGCCACCTGCGCAAGAGCCCGGCCGCGGCGCTGTCCGGCGGCGAGCGCCGCCGCGTCGAAATCGCCCGCGCGCTGGCCACCTCGCCACGCTTCATCCTGCTCGACGAACCGTTCGCCGGCGTGGACCCGATCGCCGTCATCGACATCCAGAAAACCATCCGTTTCCTGAAGGAGCGCGGCATCGGCGTACTGATCACCGATCACAATGTGCGCGAGACGCTGGGCATCTGCGATCGCGCCTACATCATCAACGCCGGTGAGGTACTGGCGAGCGGCCGGCCGGAAGAAATCGTGTATAACGAGAGCGTCAGGAAGGTCTATCTCGGCGAACACTTCCGCCTCTAG
- the hprK gene encoding HPr(Ser) kinase/phosphatase, whose product MRKLSVARLFEDNRDRLRLQWQCGSGETLIVADQIGLSPADLVGHLNTIHTRRIQVVGVPEILWAESVSTRKVEDIVDTLLDARPPAFIVADGADPPPAIRSGCASRGIPLMTTQRSAASVIDQLRAYLARELADQTTLHGVSMDVLGMGVLITGDSGVGKSELALELISRGHGLVADDCVDISRIAPNVLEGRCPELLKDFLEVRGLGVLNIRTVFGETACRRKMKLQLVVHLQKQVTGLPEATRMPLDNEVMDILGVKIRKVVIPVAAGRNLAVLVEAAVRTTILSFRGIDSTLEFVERQRRALGGEDG is encoded by the coding sequence ATGCGGAAACTCAGCGTCGCGCGGCTGTTTGAGGACAATCGCGACCGGCTGCGCCTGCAATGGCAGTGCGGCAGCGGTGAAACGCTGATCGTCGCCGACCAGATCGGTCTGTCACCGGCCGACCTGGTCGGTCACCTGAACACCATCCACACCCGGCGCATACAGGTTGTCGGCGTGCCGGAAATCCTGTGGGCGGAGAGCGTATCGACGCGCAAGGTCGAGGACATCGTCGATACCCTGCTCGACGCCCGCCCGCCCGCCTTCATCGTCGCCGACGGTGCCGATCCGCCGCCCGCCATCCGCAGCGGCTGTGCCAGTCGCGGCATCCCGCTGATGACCACGCAACGCAGCGCCGCCTCGGTCATCGACCAGCTGCGCGCCTATCTCGCGCGCGAGCTGGCGGACCAGACCACGCTGCACGGCGTGTCGATGGACGTGCTGGGCATGGGTGTGCTGATCACCGGTGACTCCGGCGTCGGCAAGAGCGAACTGGCGCTGGAACTGATTTCGCGCGGCCACGGCCTGGTGGCCGACGATTGCGTCGACATTTCGCGCATCGCGCCCAATGTGCTCGAAGGACGCTGCCCGGAACTGCTGAAGGACTTCCTCGAAGTGCGCGGGCTGGGCGTACTGAACATCCGCACCGTATTCGGCGAAACCGCCTGTCGGCGCAAGATGAAGCTGCAACTGGTCGTGCATCTGCAGAAGCAGGTGACCGGCCTGCCCGAAGCCACGCGCATGCCGCTGGACAACGAGGTGATGGACATCCTCGGCGTGAAGATACGCAAGGTGGTCATTCCGGTTGCCGCCGGCCGCAACCTGGCGGTGCTGGTCGAGGCCGCCGTGCGCACCACGATACTGAGTTTCCGCGGCATCGATTCGACGCTCGAATTCGTCGAACGCCAGCGCCGCGCCCTGGGTGGGGAGGACGGCTGA
- the recA gene encoding recombinase RecA, translating to MDDSKAKALAAALAQIEKQFGKGSIMRMSDGQLENDIQAVSTGSLGLDIALGIGGLPRGRVVEIYGPESSGKTTLTLQVIAEMQKLGGTAAFIDAEHALDVQYAGKLGVRIDDLLISQPDTGEQALEIADMLVRSGGVDIIVIDSVAALTPKAEIEGEMGDSLPGLQARLMSQALRKLTANIKRTNTLVIFINQIRMKIGVMFGNPETTTGGNALKFYASVRLDIRRTGAIKKGEEVVGSETRVKVVKNKVAPPFKQAEFDILYGEGISREGEIIELGVLHKFVEKSGAWYSYSGDRIGQGKDNVREFLRANPAMAREIENKVRVACGMPELAVIAPDSKADAA from the coding sequence ATGGACGACAGCAAGGCCAAGGCGCTCGCCGCAGCGCTCGCGCAGATCGAGAAGCAGTTCGGCAAGGGCTCGATCATGCGCATGAGCGACGGCCAGCTCGAAAACGACATCCAGGCGGTGTCGACCGGTTCGCTCGGGCTGGACATCGCCCTCGGCATCGGCGGCCTGCCGCGCGGCCGCGTGGTCGAGATCTACGGCCCGGAATCGTCCGGCAAGACCACGCTGACGCTGCAGGTGATCGCCGAAATGCAGAAGCTCGGCGGCACCGCGGCCTTCATCGACGCCGAACACGCACTCGACGTGCAGTACGCCGGCAAGCTGGGCGTGCGCATCGACGACCTGCTCATTTCGCAGCCGGACACCGGCGAACAGGCGCTGGAAATCGCCGACATGCTGGTGCGCTCGGGCGGTGTGGACATCATCGTCATCGACTCGGTCGCCGCACTGACGCCGAAGGCCGAAATCGAAGGCGAGATGGGTGATTCGCTGCCCGGCCTGCAGGCCCGCCTGATGAGTCAGGCGCTGCGCAAGCTGACCGCCAACATCAAGCGCACGAACACGCTGGTCATCTTCATCAACCAGATCCGGATGAAGATCGGCGTCATGTTCGGCAACCCGGAAACCACCACCGGCGGCAATGCGCTGAAGTTCTACGCCTCGGTCCGCCTGGACATCCGCCGCACCGGCGCGATCAAGAAGGGCGAAGAGGTGGTCGGCTCGGAAACCCGCGTCAAGGTCGTCAAGAACAAGGTGGCGCCGCCGTTCAAGCAGGCCGAGTTCGACATCCTGTACGGCGAGGGCATCTCGCGCGAAGGCGAAATCATCGAACTGGGCGTGCTGCACAAGTTCGTCGAGAAGTCCGGCGCCTGGTATTCCTACAGCGGCGACCGCATCGGCCAGGGCAAGGACAATGTGCGCGAATTCCTGCGCGCCAATCCGGCGATGGCCCGCGAGATCGAGAACAAGGTGCGCGTTGCCTGCGGCATGCCCGAACTGGCAGTGATCGCGCCGGACAGCAAGGCGGACGCCGCGTGA
- the ptsN gene encoding PTS IIA-like nitrogen regulatory protein PtsN, translating into MTLIAKLLPVSNICLGLDASSKKRVFEQAGLLFENNQGIARSQVFDSLFAREKLGSTGLGQGVAIPHGRIKGLKEAIGGFVRLENPVAFDAPDGRPVNLLFVLLVPEQATELHLQILSELAQMFADKAFREQLMQAADVPAIHTLFTAWQPAHAETQRRAAV; encoded by the coding sequence ATGACGCTTATCGCAAAGCTGTTGCCCGTTTCGAACATCTGCCTCGGCCTCGACGCCAGCAGCAAGAAGCGTGTGTTCGAACAAGCCGGCCTGCTTTTCGAAAACAACCAGGGCATCGCCCGCAGCCAGGTCTTCGACAGCCTGTTCGCGCGCGAAAAGCTCGGTTCGACCGGCCTCGGCCAGGGTGTGGCCATTCCTCATGGCCGCATCAAGGGACTGAAGGAAGCCATCGGCGGCTTCGTGCGACTGGAAAACCCGGTCGCTTTTGATGCGCCGGACGGCCGTCCGGTCAATCTCCTGTTCGTGCTGCTGGTCCCGGAGCAGGCGACCGAACTGCATCTGCAGATCCTGTCCGAGCTGGCACAGATGTTTGCCGACAAGGCATTCCGCGAACAGCTGATGCAGGCCGCCGACGTACCCGCCATCCATACCCTGTTCACAGCCTGGCAGCCCGCGCATGCGGAAACTCAGCGTCGCGCGGCTGTTTGA
- a CDS encoding RNA polymerase factor sigma-54 — protein sequence MKQSLQLKLSQHLALTPQLQQSIRLLQLSTIEFNQEIERFLDENPMLERDDSEPVANYQPPQDSMGETRDSTPQESADAQQEEQRAQESASSADMDDWSGESGSYGSRSGGDDEDGDYQDVQAAGTSLRDHLCGQLALSQMSERDRYLIRLLIEALDDDGYLNQELTELVELLPEEADIDLDDLSIALRQLQNFDPVGVGARDPRECLLLQLNALPTDEVSRLARIIIDQHIDLLAARDFAKIRRAVGCDEELLRAAQTLIRSLNPRPGAQFAPIDARYIVPDVVVRKVRGQWTALLNPDAMPRLRINRLYAEILQGQRGSGLSGQLQEAKWLIKNVQQRFDTILRVSQAIVERQRQFFEFGEVAMRPLTLREIAETLELHESTISRVTSQKYMATTRGLFELKYFFGSHVATESGGACSATAIRALIRQLVGAEDAKRPLSDSRIAEILGQQGIVVARRTIAKYRESLNIPPVSVRKAI from the coding sequence ATGAAGCAGTCGCTGCAACTCAAACTTTCCCAGCATCTTGCGCTCACGCCGCAACTGCAGCAGTCCATCCGGCTGCTGCAGCTGTCGACCATCGAGTTCAACCAGGAGATCGAACGCTTCCTGGACGAGAACCCGATGCTCGAGCGTGACGACAGCGAGCCGGTCGCGAACTACCAGCCGCCGCAGGACAGCATGGGTGAGACGCGTGACAGCACGCCGCAGGAGAGTGCGGACGCCCAGCAGGAAGAGCAGCGCGCTCAGGAAAGCGCCAGCAGCGCCGACATGGACGACTGGTCCGGCGAAAGCGGCAGCTACGGCTCGCGCAGCGGCGGCGACGACGAGGACGGCGACTATCAGGACGTGCAGGCCGCCGGCACCTCGCTGCGCGACCACCTGTGCGGCCAGCTCGCGCTGTCGCAGATGAGCGAGCGCGACCGCTACCTGATCCGCCTGCTGATCGAGGCGCTGGACGACGACGGCTACCTGAACCAGGAGCTGACCGAACTGGTCGAGCTGCTGCCGGAAGAGGCCGACATCGATCTCGACGACCTGTCGATCGCGCTGCGCCAGCTGCAGAACTTCGACCCGGTCGGCGTCGGCGCGCGCGATCCGCGTGAATGCCTGCTGCTGCAGCTCAACGCGTTGCCGACAGACGAGGTGTCGCGGCTTGCGCGCATCATCATCGACCAGCACATCGACCTGCTGGCCGCGCGCGATTTCGCCAAGATCCGTCGCGCCGTCGGCTGCGACGAGGAACTGCTGCGTGCCGCGCAGACCCTGATCCGCTCGCTGAACCCGCGCCCGGGCGCGCAGTTCGCGCCGATCGACGCGCGCTACATCGTGCCCGACGTGGTGGTGCGCAAGGTGCGCGGCCAATGGACGGCCCTGCTCAACCCGGACGCGATGCCGCGCCTGCGCATCAACCGGCTGTACGCGGAAATCCTGCAGGGTCAGCGCGGCAGCGGGCTGTCCGGCCAGCTGCAGGAAGCCAAGTGGCTGATCAAGAACGTGCAGCAGCGCTTCGACACCATCCTGCGCGTGTCGCAGGCCATCGTCGAGCGGCAGCGCCAGTTCTTCGAGTTCGGCGAGGTGGCGATGCGGCCGCTGACGCTGCGCGAGATCGCCGAAACGCTCGAATTGCACGAATCCACCATTTCGCGTGTCACCTCGCAGAAGTACATGGCGACGACGCGCGGACTGTTCGAACTGAAGTATTTCTTCGGCAGCCATGTGGCGACCGAAAGTGGCGGGGCCTGTTCGGCCACCGCGATCCGCGCGCTCATCCGCCAGTTGGTGGGCGCCGAGGATGCAAAGCGTCCGCTGTCGGACTCGCGCATCGCGGAAATACTGGGCCAGCAGGGCATCGTCGTTGCGCGGCGCACCATCGCCAAGTACCGCGAGTCCCTGAACATCCCGCCGGTCAGCGTGCGCAAGGCGATCTGA
- the hpf gene encoding ribosome hibernation-promoting factor, HPF/YfiA family, with protein MNLTITGHHLEVTPAIREYVETKLDRVIRHFDHVTSVSVILSVEKLRQKAEVTLHVRGKDIFVEAESEDMYATLDNLIDKLDRQVLKHKEKSGEHTREALKHQAAE; from the coding sequence ATGAACCTCACCATCACCGGCCATCACCTCGAAGTCACCCCGGCCATCCGCGAATACGTCGAAACGAAACTCGACCGCGTGATCCGCCATTTCGACCACGTGACCAGCGTTTCCGTCATCCTGTCGGTGGAAAAGCTGCGACAGAAGGCGGAAGTCACGCTGCACGTCCGCGGCAAGGACATCTTCGTGGAAGCCGAAAGCGAGGACATGTACGCGACGCTCGACAACCTGATCGACAAGCTCGATCGCCAGGTACTGAAGCACAAGGAGAAGTCCGGCGAACACACCCGTGAGGCACTGAAGCACCAGGCGGCAGAATGA
- the recX gene encoding recombination regulator RecX, translating into MNAALREKALRLLARRDHSRAELARKLREDGDEDEIAALLVRFEECGLLSDSRFAGQFVSSRAARFGTRRLQYDLKQRGVADADVADALAAVGDDEAARARAVWARKFDARPSDAKSWAKQARFLQSRGFSADSIHKVLREQPEQDE; encoded by the coding sequence GTGAACGCCGCGCTGCGCGAGAAGGCTTTGCGCCTGCTCGCGCGGCGCGACCACAGCCGGGCGGAACTGGCGCGTAAGTTGCGCGAGGACGGCGACGAGGACGAGATCGCCGCCCTGCTCGTCCGTTTCGAGGAATGCGGACTGCTGTCCGATAGCCGTTTCGCCGGACAGTTCGTATCGTCCCGCGCGGCGCGCTTCGGCACCCGCCGGCTGCAGTACGACCTGAAGCAGCGCGGCGTGGCCGATGCCGACGTGGCGGATGCGCTGGCCGCCGTCGGCGACGACGAAGCCGCCCGCGCCCGCGCGGTGTGGGCGCGCAAGTTCGACGCCCGGCCGTCAGATGCCAAAAGCTGGGCGAAACAGGCAAGATTTCTGCAATCCCGCGGCTTTTCCGCCGATAGCATTCACAAGGTATTGCGCGAACAACCCGAACAAGATGAGTGA